The uncultured Celeribacter sp. genome includes the window CCCAGATCGGGGGCGGTGCGCATCGCCCAAGCCTCGCCCACGCGTACCACACGCACGCCGCGCCCCTCATAGCGTTTTTGCAGCAACTCGACCGCGGTTTTCGGATCGCAGCCATGGGGCATGCGACCGCTCAGATCCGCAAGGCTCACCGGATCGGCGGAAGCAAACAGGACCGCTTCGACCATACGTTCCTGTTCGGCCAGAGGCGGCGCTTCAAACAGGGATTGTTCTTCGGGTTGCTCTGCGCTCAGTTCATCGCTCATGCGCGTGTCCTCGACTTGATCTGGATCGGGGCGAAAGTTTCGCCCTGCCGGATTTCAATCTGCCCCTGTTTGGCGAGTTCCAGAGAGGCCGCAAAGGTCGCCGCCGTGGCCGAACGCCGCTTTTTCGGATCCAACTCCCAACCCTCGGGCAGATATGAGGTCAGATCGGCCCATTCAAACGCATAGGGGATCAGCGAGCGCAGACGGTCCAACGCCTGCTCCATCGACAGTATCGACTCGCGATCCATGACAAAGGGACGAAATTCGTCCTTGGTGCGCACCCGCGCATAGCCCTGCATCAGATCCAGAAGCGTCGCCGTATAGGTGACCTTGCGCATGCGCTGGACCTCTTCGGGGATGCCGCGCACGAAGAAATCACGCCCCTTCTGGTCCCGCGCCATCAGTTTAGCCGCCGCTTCACGCATCGCCTCAAGCCGCTGCAACTGAAATGCCAGATGCGCGGCGAGCTCTTCGCCGGACGGCCCCTCATCGGTCGGGTCCGGGGGCAACAAAAGCCGGGATTTCAAAAAGGCCAGCCAGGCCGCCATCACCAGATAATCGGCGGCAAGTTCGATACGCAGATCTTTCGCCTTGTCGACAAAGACCAGATACTGCTGCGCCAGATTGAGCACAGAGATCTTCATCAGATCGACCTTCTGCGTGCGCGCCAGTTGCAGCAGCAGATCGAGCGGCCCTTCATAGCCGTCGACATCGATGATCAGCGCCTCGGCGGCAAGCCGCTCTTCGACGCTCAGAAGATCGTTGATTTCGAATTGGTCCTGTTCGGCCATTCTGCCCCTACGCACTCAAGAGGCTTTGAAGTTCCGACGCAAGCGCCGCTATGTCAATGGGGTGATGCGCCGGGCGGGCGGCACTGGCGCGATCTGCGCGGCGCTGTGCCTCGGGGGTCATCGGACCGAGCGCGGCAACCTGTTCCATCTCGGCAAAACTGCCATTGCAATGCAACAGCAGATCGCAGCCTGCCGCAAGCGCACGTGCGCCCCGGGTCGCCATGTCGCCCTCCAGCGCTTCCATCGACAGATCATCGGTCATCAAGAGTCCGTCGAAACCGATCTCTTCGCGGATCACCCGAATGGCCGCGGGGCTCTGCGTGGCGGGATGATCGGGGTCAATCGCTTCCATAACCATATGCGCGGACATTCCCATGGACATGTCATTGAGTGCCCGAAACGGGGCAAAGTCGCGCGCCAGCTCGGCACGCGAGGCCGTGACCCGCGGCAGGTGCTTGTGACTGTCTGCGGTGCCACGGCCATGGCCCGGCAGATGTTTCATCACCCCGGCGACGCCGCCCTCTGCCATGCCATCGACCAACGCGCGCCCCATCTGTGCAACCCTGTCCGGATCTTCCGAAAAGCAGCGATTGCGCAGAAACGGGTGGGTCTGCGGCGTGGCCACGTCCAGCCCGGGCGCGCAATTGACGTCGATCCCCACGCTGTGCAGATCCTCGGCCAGCAAACGGCCACGCAACCACATCGCGCGCAAAGGATCGGTTACGCGATCGCAGTGGTCCATCGGCGGCAAGAACTCACGCCAGTAAGGCGCACGCAGACGTTGCACGCGGCCGCCTTCCTGATCGATCAGAATCGGCGCATGCCAATCGACGCTATCGCGCAACTCCGCACAGAGTCGCGCCAATTGCGCAGGGGTGTCGATATTGCGCGCAAAGAGAATAAATCCCCAAGGCCGAGCCGCGGCGAAAAACGCGCGCTCCCGCGCCGTCAGCGCAAGCCCTTCACAGCCAAAGATATAGGCGCCCTGCCCCATAGGCTCAGGATCAGCGTTGAACAGTCGGCACACAAGCCGCGTTCATCGCGGTCAGAGCGGCGCAAAAACGGTTCGCGTCAGAGGCATCGGCAAAGCCATAGGCCCGCAGGCGATAGAAGACCTTGCCGCCGCTTTCGGCGCGTTCGATCACGCGCGACTTGCCTTCCATCAGCTCTTCGAACCGGTTCGACAAACGCCCCCATTCGCTGCGGGCCACATCCGCGCTTTGATAGGCGCCGAATTGCACCAGACGGCTGCCTGCAGGCACCTCGCCAGGTTCCATCTCGGTCACACCGCCCAGAGCTGCCAGAATATCCCCGGCCACGCCGTCAAGACTTGCGCTGTCGCTGACAGTCGCCCGCGACGCCAGCCTGATCGGACGCGCAATTGGAACAGGCGAACGAACAACCCCCGTGGCATCCACCGGCGCCGAAACCTCCTGAACGTCGTCAAGCTCCAGCGGATCGGCCTCGACCATCAGGGTTTCCATATCTTCGGCCACGGCTTCCGGGGCTTCAGGCGTCTCCAGAGCTGTCAGCATCGGTTCGGCTTCGGCAATCGGTTGATCTTCATCCGTCAGCCCCGTCGTGTCGGGTGCCAGGGCCAGACGATCAGCCGGCGGTGCGGCGGAGCCATCCGCCGTCACGCTGTTCACCGCGAGTCCCTGATGCATGGCCAACTGGCCGCCGGGATCTTCAGGCACGAGTCGGGCGGACCCCTCTATCGCACGGATCACCGGCACGCCGCTGACATCGCGCACCATCAGCTTGTACCCCCAGACGCCCATGCCGCAGATCAGCGCAAGCGACACAAGCGCCCCACTCCATTGCGCAGCCCCAAGACGCGGGCGGTGCGCACCGTCGTCCTGCCCGGCCATCTGTGTCTGCGAAGCGGCGTGATAGCCCGCGTCCTGATAGCCCGAATGGGGGGTGGCATAGCCGTCAGATGCCGCCTGCGACTGTGGCGCAAAATGCACATGTTCCGCATAGGGCTCTGCATACGGATCGGCGTGATTTTCGTGATATGACTGCGCACGAGGCGTCTGATACGGGGTCTCATGCGCGGCGTATTGGGCGGAATGCCCTGCCTGCGACCGTGTCATAGGGGGTGTCGAATGACCCGCATAGGGGTCGCTCCGGAAATCCTGCGCCATCTTAGCCTCATACCAATTCCCGCTTTATTTCTTGCGGGTTACTTACTGCTCTTGAGAGACCACGTGAGGATCTTTGCCCTCGTTATGCCTGTGTGGTCTCCCCCGGGTAACGACCTAGAGAATTGTTTTTTAACGCATCTCTTCGGCCGGGGTTACACCAAGAATACCAAGACCGGAGGAAATAACAACGGCCACGGCACGCGGCAGTGCAATTTTTGCCGCCGAGGCTTCCGGTGTGTCCTGAAGGAAACGCAAAGCCTCGTTCTCATTGCCCTTGTTCCACAGCGCGTGGAAGTCAGATGCCAGCTCATAGAGGTAGAACGCGATGCGGTGCGGTTCGTGCCCCTTTGCGGCAATCTCGACCTGACGCGGCCAATCGGCCAGCTTGCGCGCCACGGCGATTTCCGCAGGATCGTCGAACACCGGCGTGTCGCTGAGCGTGATGCCCTGCTCGGCCGCCTTACGCAGCACGGAGTGCACCCGCGCGTGGGCGTATTGCACATAGAACACTGGGTTGTCTTTCGATTGCTCCAGCACCTTGTCGAAATCGAAATCCAGCGGCGCGTCGTTCTTACGGGTCAGCATCACGAAGCGGGTCACATCCGCACCGACCTGATCCACCACATCGCGCAGGGTGACAAAGGTCCCCGCCCGTTTGGACATTTTGAAAGGCTCGCCATTCTTGAACAGCTTCACCAGCTGGATCAGCTTGATGTCACAGCCAACCTTGCCATCCGACAGGGCCGACACCGCAGCTTTCATCCGTTTGACATAGCCACCGTGATCGGCGCCAAACACATCGATCACCGTGTCATAACCGCGTTTCACCTTATCGTAGTGATAGGCGATGTCGGGGGCGAAATAGGTCCAGGAGCCATCGGATTTCTTCACCGGACGGTCGACGTCGTCGCCATGCTCGGTGGATTTGAACAGGGTCTGTTCGCGTGGCTCCCAGTCTTCGGGTGTCTTGCCTTTCGGCGGCTCCAGCACGCCTTCGTAGATCAGCCCCTTATCGTCCAGCTCCTTGAGCGCCGCCTCGATCAGCCCGGTGCCGTAGAGCGATTTCTCGGAAAAGAAATTGTCCATCTCGACGCCAAGCGCCTTCAGGTCTTCGCGGATCATTTCCATCATCGCATCGGTGGCGAATTCGCGCACGTCGGCCAGCCAGTATTCTTCGCCCTTGTCGAGCAGGCTGTCGCCGTATTTTTCCTTGAGCGCCTCGCCCACGGGCACCAGATAGTCGCCGGGATAGAGCCCTTCGGCAATTTCCGGGCTCAGGCCGTTGGCCTCGCGGTAGCGTTCAAAGACCGAACGCGCCAGAACATCGACCTGCGCGCCACCGTCGTTGATGTAATACTCGCGCGTCACATCATAGCCCGCGTAATCCAGAAGCGAGGCCAGCGCATCGCCAAAGACCGCGCCCCGCGTGTGGCCAACATGCATCGGCCCCGTCGGGTTCGCGGAAACATATTCGACATTGACCCGATGCCCGGCACCGAGCGTGGATTGCCCATAGGCATCGGAGGACAGCACCATTTCGACGAGGCTGGCCCAAACCGTTGGCTCCAGACGCAGGTTGATAAAACCCGGCCCGGCCATATCGACGGTATCGATCCGCAGGTCGGCAGCCAGCTTTTCCGCCAGCTTGTCGGCGATGTCGCGCGGCTTCATCTTGGCGGGCTTCGCCAGCACCATCGCCGCATTGGTCGCCATATCGCCATGCAGAGGGTCGCGCGGCGGCTCCACCGCGACATTGGCAAATTCAAGCCCCTCAGGCAGCACGCCCTCGGCGACCAGCGACTCAAGGCTGTCGATCACGAGGGTACGGATATCGGCGAACAGGTTCATAGCGTGTCTCTTTATGTCATGCAGGCATGTCGTTGCGGCGGGTTTACCACGGCAGACGCGCGCGTCAACGAGATTGACCCGCAGCCGCCTTTTCCGCCCGGTCCTTCTGCGCGTTCCCCTCCTCCGGCGGCACCAGCGCCACCAGACGCGTGCCCGCCGACATCCGCGCCCGGGCCGCACTCGCCCGCGCCTCGGACAAACGGCGT containing:
- the nagZ gene encoding beta-N-acetylhexosaminidase; this translates as MGQGAYIFGCEGLALTARERAFFAAARPWGFILFARNIDTPAQLARLCAELRDSVDWHAPILIDQEGGRVQRLRAPYWREFLPPMDHCDRVTDPLRAMWLRGRLLAEDLHSVGIDVNCAPGLDVATPQTHPFLRNRCFSEDPDRVAQMGRALVDGMAEGGVAGVMKHLPGHGRGTADSHKHLPRVTASRAELARDFAPFRALNDMSMGMSAHMVMEAIDPDHPATQSPAAIRVIREEIGFDGLLMTDDLSMEALEGDMATRGARALAAGCDLLLHCNGSFAEMEQVAALGPMTPEAQRRADRASAARPAHHPIDIAALASELQSLLSA
- a CDS encoding SPOR domain-containing protein, producing MAQDFRSDPYAGHSTPPMTRSQAGHSAQYAAHETPYQTPRAQSYHENHADPYAEPYAEHVHFAPQSQAASDGYATPHSGYQDAGYHAASQTQMAGQDDGAHRPRLGAAQWSGALVSLALICGMGVWGYKLMVRDVSGVPVIRAIEGSARLVPEDPGGQLAMHQGLAVNSVTADGSAAPPADRLALAPDTTGLTDEDQPIAEAEPMLTALETPEAPEAVAEDMETLMVEADPLELDDVQEVSAPVDATGVVRSPVPIARPIRLASRATVSDSASLDGVAGDILAALGGVTEMEPGEVPAGSRLVQFGAYQSADVARSEWGRLSNRFEELMEGKSRVIERAESGGKVFYRLRAYGFADASDANRFCAALTAMNAACVPTVQR
- a CDS encoding ScpA family protein, with product MAEQDQFEINDLLSVEERLAAEALIIDVDGYEGPLDLLLQLARTQKVDLMKISVLNLAQQYLVFVDKAKDLRIELAADYLVMAAWLAFLKSRLLLPPDPTDEGPSGEELAAHLAFQLQRLEAMREAAAKLMARDQKGRDFFVRGIPEEVQRMRKVTYTATLLDLMQGYARVRTKDEFRPFVMDRESILSMEQALDRLRSLIPYAFEWADLTSYLPEGWELDPKKRRSATAATFAASLELAKQGQIEIRQGETFAPIQIKSRTRA
- the argS gene encoding arginine--tRNA ligase, which produces MNLFADIRTLVIDSLESLVAEGVLPEGLEFANVAVEPPRDPLHGDMATNAAMVLAKPAKMKPRDIADKLAEKLAADLRIDTVDMAGPGFINLRLEPTVWASLVEMVLSSDAYGQSTLGAGHRVNVEYVSANPTGPMHVGHTRGAVFGDALASLLDYAGYDVTREYYINDGGAQVDVLARSVFERYREANGLSPEIAEGLYPGDYLVPVGEALKEKYGDSLLDKGEEYWLADVREFATDAMMEMIREDLKALGVEMDNFFSEKSLYGTGLIEAALKELDDKGLIYEGVLEPPKGKTPEDWEPREQTLFKSTEHGDDVDRPVKKSDGSWTYFAPDIAYHYDKVKRGYDTVIDVFGADHGGYVKRMKAAVSALSDGKVGCDIKLIQLVKLFKNGEPFKMSKRAGTFVTLRDVVDQVGADVTRFVMLTRKNDAPLDFDFDKVLEQSKDNPVFYVQYAHARVHSVLRKAAEQGITLSDTPVFDDPAEIAVARKLADWPRQVEIAAKGHEPHRIAFYLYELASDFHALWNKGNENEALRFLQDTPEASAAKIALPRAVAVVISSGLGILGVTPAEEMR